The genomic segment TTTTCAGGAGAATTAGCAGGACAATACATTGTAATTCCTATAACCTTTAACAGAGAGGGTGAAAAAATTGCTGGTTCAATTGCATTAAATTTACTTACAAACCCTAAATATCAGCGTAATGGACTGTTCCCGAGAATGGTAAGTGCTACTCACAATGAATGTGCAGAAAAAAACGTATTATTTACCATAGGAATGCCAAACCACCAGTCATATCCAGGTTTGACAAATAAATTGGGATTTAAACATTTAGGAGATATTCCGTTATTGATTAAGCCCTTAAGCCTGACTAATATTTTTTCTTCCTTTTTAAAAAGAAAAAGTAAAGAAAAACATGGCGGAATTATTAAACTTTTAATACCTGATATAAAGAATATTAAACTACTTGATTTTAATAATAGTGAAGATGTTGATAAAATAAATGATTTTTGGCAAAAAGCAAAAAAAAATTATTTAATTTCGACAAATAAGGAATTTTCATTTTTCAAATGGAGGTACAATGACCTGCCTACACGAGAATATCATGTTCTTTATTATGAAAAAAATAACTCAATATCTGGAATTATTGTACTGAAAGCTGAGAAAATTTGGGGATTTAATGTTGGAATGATAATGGATTTCATGGTTTTGGACAATAATTTCAAAGTAGGAAGGCAATTATTGCGATTTGTAAAAAATATTTGTAAAAATGAATCTCTTGATTTTATTACGATTCTTCATACAAATAATTATGAATACAGGATATTGAAAAAAAATGGTTATCTAAAAATTCCCTATAAGCTACTTCTTCAAAAAACACATTTTATTGTCAGGATGAATAAAGATTTTTTAGGTTCTGATTCAATATTTTCCTTAAACAAATGGAAATTAACTTTTGGAGATTACGATATTTTTTAAAATGAAAATTTTAACTTTCGATATTGAAGAATGGTTCCATTGTGATTTTATTTCTGATTCTTCCACGTGGAAAAATTACGAAACCAGGATTTATGAAGCTAATGATAAAATCTTACAAGCATTAGAAAACAAAAAAATTAAGGCAACTTTCTTTATTTTAGGCTGGATAGCCGAGAAATATCCTGAGGTAGTAAAAAAAATTCATGCTTCGGGACACGAAATAGCATGCCATTCATATATCCACGAACTGGTGCACCGGATGAATCCGGATTCTTTCAGACGTGATACTGAAGTTGCAATGAAACTGATTGAAGACATTATTGGCGAAAAAATAATAACATACAGAGCTCCTGCCTTTTCAATTACTGAAAAAACCCCATGGGCTTTCGAAATATTGTCTGAACTCGGTATTGAGTATGATTGTTCGGTGCTTCCGTCAAGTAGTCATGATTATGGAGGTTTTCCCTCTTTCGGTGAATGTTTGCCATCGGTAATAAAAGTTAATGGGTGTTATATCAAAGAGTTTCCGATGAATACTGTTCATCTTTTAGGAAAAGAAATAATTTTTTCGGGTGGTGGCTTTTTCAGACTGTTTCCATATTTTTTAATTCGTAAATGGGCTGAAGAAACCAAATATGTGGTTAGCTATTTTCATCCAAGAGATTTTGACTACGAACAACCTATGCTTTCACAATTACCATTGAAACGAAAATTCAAATCTTATGTTGGTTTAAAAAGCTCATATCCAAAGCTGTTAAAATGGCTTAACGATTTTGAACTAATGAGTGTTGGAGAAGCCTCCCAAAAAATAAATTGGGCAGAAGCAAAAAAAATTTCTCTATGAGCAAGAAAAATATTTTAATTACCGGCGCTTTCGGTTTTGTTGGCACCAACATTTCAGTTAGGCTATCCGAAAATCAAGATTTTATTCTTTATGCACTGGATATCAATTGCAATCAAAACAACAAAAATTTCATTGGGTGTTACGATTGGGATAGTTTTGGCGAACTAAGCAAAGTAAAGTTCGACACAATAATTCATCTTGCCGGAAAGGCTCACGACACAAAAAACAGAAGTCTAGAACAATCATATATTGATATTAATGTGGGACTTACTGAAAAAATTTTTGATTTTTTTATTAATACACAATCCAGAAAATTTATATTTTTCAGTTCGGTCAAAGCAGTTTCAGATAAAGTAAAAGGAGAATTTTTAACTGAAGATTCAGAACCCGATCCACAAACTCCTTATGGAAAATCAAAAAGACTTGCCGAAAAATACATCCTTAGTAAAAAAACAGAATCTTTTCAAAAAATTTATATTCTTCGTCCCTGTATGATACATGGTGCTGGAAACAAAGGTAATCTGAATCTTTTATATAATCTTGTCTCCAAAGGAATTCCATGGCCGCTGGGTTCATTTCATAATAAAAGATCATTTTTGTCGATTGAAAACCTGTCATTTATCCTCGAAAAACTGATTGAAAACGAAGCAGAATCGGATATTTACCAAGTTTCGGATGATGAGCCACTTTCAACAAATAATCTTATTGAAATTATTGCCTGTTCTCTTAATAAAAAAATTAAAATATGGAATTTATCCCCCAAACTAGTAAGGTTTGCTGCAAAAACAGGAGATTTTTTTTATTTACCACTTAACAGCGAAAGATTGAAAAAACTAACTGAATCATACGTAGTTTCTAACAGCAAAATAAAAAATGCTCTTAATCTGGTGAAAATGCCTGTTACGGCTTATGAAGGAATGAAAAAAACTATTGAAATCTTTACATCCTCAAATGCAGAAAAATAATATAACTCAATAGTTTTAATTTCATTTTTTTAATATAATATTTTTAAACTTTTCACAAACAGTTATATATTTCTTTAAATAACAGAAAAAATTTATGCAATTTCAATTTGACCTTGATTCTTTTATAAAACAGAAAGTTACTCACCGTAACGAAAGTTTGCTTTGTGCTGATCTTCTTAAGTTTGATAGCCAGATGCAAAATCGTATTAATGGTAAAAATGTACTGGTCATTGGGGGCGCGGGAACTATTGGTTCTTCATATATTAAAGCATTGCTCAAGTTCAAAATAAAAAAACTGATAGTTGTTGATATTAATGAAAACGGTTTGACTGAATTAGTAAGAGATTTACGTAGTTCGATCGGTTACAATATTCCTGACAATTTTATAACTTATCCTGTAAATTTCGGAGATAGTGTGTTTGAAAAGATTTTCCGGCATTCAGGGCATTTTGATATTGTGGCAAATTTTGCTGCACATAAGCATGTTAGAAGCGAAAAGGATATATTTTCAATTGAAGCAATGATTGAAAACAACGTGCTACGTGCACGTAAGTTGTTAGACCTTTTACTTGAGTTTCCCCCCGAACATTTTTTTTGTGTTTCAACTGACAAAGCGGCAAATCCGGTAAATATTATGGGAGCCAGCAAAAAACTTATGGAAGAACTTATTATGGCTTATGCATCAAAACTTCCTATTAAAACGGCAAGGTTCGCCAATGTTGCATTTTCAAATGGAAGCTTACCTTTAGGTTTTCTCGATCGTTTGAATAAAAAACAGCCATGGTCGTGTCCACTCGACATCAGGAGATTTTTTGTTTCACCTCAGGAATCAGGTGAACTATGCCTAATTGCATCTATAATGGGTGAATCAGGTGATATTTTTTATCCGAAACTTGACGAAGATAAAGACATGATTCCTTTTGATAAAATTGCCAACGATCTACTGTCAGCATTAGGATTAAAAGCAGATGCTTGTAACACAGAAGAAGAAGCTTGTAAAAAGGCTCTTCTTTTTGATAGTAAATCAACTACATACCCTGTATATTTTTTTAATACTGATACATCTGGCGAAAAACCTTATGAAGAATTTTTTACAGAAGGGGAAATTTTGGATACCGAAAAATTTATTAATCTTGGCATCATAAAAAACTCCAAAAAAAGAAATATTCAGGAAATTGATGAAATTTTTTCACGAATTAAAACTCTTTTCACTTCACAAGTGATTACAAAATCTGAAATTGTTGAAATTTTAAAAGAATACCTACCCAATTTTCAACATATTGAAAAAGGAAAGGGACTTGACCAAAAAATGTAAAAATGTTAATATATTATATATAAAACAAATTATTTATGATTATATTATTTGATTTTCTCTTCAGCCTTCTGATGATTTTGATTCTGTTTCCATTTGCATTACCCATCATTATAATATTGTTAATCACGGGTGAGCATTTAGTATTCTACAAACAAATTCGAATTGGAAAAAGCGGAAAGGAATTCGGGCTAATAAAATTTGTAACTATGCTTAAAAATAGTTCCAACATGGGAACTGGAGATGTTACCCTTAAAAATGACCCAAGGGTTCTGCCTATCGGAAGTTTTTTAAGAAAAACAAAAATTAATGAGATACCTCAACTAATAAATATATTAATTGGAGAAATGTCATTTGTTGGCCCAAGACCCATGACTCCACGAAATTTCAAAATATATACTCCTGACGAACAAAGCGTCATAACAAAAATGAAACCAGGTCTAACAGGTGTGGGATCAATCATTTTTAGGGATGAAGAAGAAATTTTTGAAAAATTAAATATGCCTTTAGAACAAGCACTTAAAGAAATAGTGATGCCTTACAAGGCTCAGTTGGAAAAATGGTATTTGGACAATCTGAACTTAGGGCTTTATGCAAAAATAATCTTCATAACTGCTTGGGTTGTTGTGTTTCCTAATAGCAACTTACACAAAAAATGGTTGAAGAATCTACCTGTAAACAAGCAAATTGAAAATATTAAAAATCAATAAACTA from the Lentimicrobiaceae bacterium genome contains:
- a CDS encoding polysaccharide deacetylase family protein, whose amino-acid sequence is MKILTFDIEEWFHCDFISDSSTWKNYETRIYEANDKILQALENKKIKATFFILGWIAEKYPEVVKKIHASGHEIACHSYIHELVHRMNPDSFRRDTEVAMKLIEDIIGEKIITYRAPAFSITEKTPWAFEILSELGIEYDCSVLPSSSHDYGGFPSFGECLPSVIKVNGCYIKEFPMNTVHLLGKEIIFSGGGFFRLFPYFLIRKWAEETKYVVSYFHPRDFDYEQPMLSQLPLKRKFKSYVGLKSSYPKLLKWLNDFELMSVGEASQKINWAEAKKISL
- a CDS encoding NAD-dependent epimerase/dehydratase family protein, yielding MSKKNILITGAFGFVGTNISVRLSENQDFILYALDINCNQNNKNFIGCYDWDSFGELSKVKFDTIIHLAGKAHDTKNRSLEQSYIDINVGLTEKIFDFFINTQSRKFIFFSSVKAVSDKVKGEFLTEDSEPDPQTPYGKSKRLAEKYILSKKTESFQKIYILRPCMIHGAGNKGNLNLLYNLVSKGIPWPLGSFHNKRSFLSIENLSFILEKLIENEAESDIYQVSDDEPLSTNNLIEIIACSLNKKIKIWNLSPKLVRFAAKTGDFFYLPLNSERLKKLTESYVVSNSKIKNALNLVKMPVTAYEGMKKTIEIFTSSNAEK
- a CDS encoding polysaccharide biosynthesis protein; translated protein: MQFQFDLDSFIKQKVTHRNESLLCADLLKFDSQMQNRINGKNVLVIGGAGTIGSSYIKALLKFKIKKLIVVDINENGLTELVRDLRSSIGYNIPDNFITYPVNFGDSVFEKIFRHSGHFDIVANFAAHKHVRSEKDIFSIEAMIENNVLRARKLLDLLLEFPPEHFFCVSTDKAANPVNIMGASKKLMEELIMAYASKLPIKTARFANVAFSNGSLPLGFLDRLNKKQPWSCPLDIRRFFVSPQESGELCLIASIMGESGDIFYPKLDEDKDMIPFDKIANDLLSALGLKADACNTEEEACKKALLFDSKSTTYPVYFFNTDTSGEKPYEEFFTEGEILDTEKFINLGIIKNSKKRNIQEIDEIFSRIKTLFTSQVITKSEIVEILKEYLPNFQHIEKGKGLDQKM
- a CDS encoding sugar transferase — protein: MIILFDFLFSLLMILILFPFALPIIIILLITGEHLVFYKQIRIGKSGKEFGLIKFVTMLKNSSNMGTGDVTLKNDPRVLPIGSFLRKTKINEIPQLINILIGEMSFVGPRPMTPRNFKIYTPDEQSVITKMKPGLTGVGSIIFRDEEEIFEKLNMPLEQALKEIVMPYKAQLEKWYLDNLNLGLYAKIIFITAWVVVFPNSNLHKKWLKNLPVNKQIENIKNQ
- a CDS encoding GNAT family N-acetyltransferase, yielding MSNINTQFTVERSDCSNINELIELSKTYYKDRDVGDFNYLEWQYLQNPAGKAYLFTAREDFSGELAGQYIVIPITFNREGEKIAGSIALNLLTNPKYQRNGLFPRMVSATHNECAEKNVLFTIGMPNHQSYPGLTNKLGFKHLGDIPLLIKPLSLTNIFSSFLKRKSKEKHGGIIKLLIPDIKNIKLLDFNNSEDVDKINDFWQKAKKNYLISTNKEFSFFKWRYNDLPTREYHVLYYEKNNSISGIIVLKAEKIWGFNVGMIMDFMVLDNNFKVGRQLLRFVKNICKNESLDFITILHTNNYEYRILKKNGYLKIPYKLLLQKTHFIVRMNKDFLGSDSIFSLNKWKLTFGDYDIF